In a single window of the Desulfovibrio sp. ZJ209 genome:
- a CDS encoding type I restriction endonuclease subunit R, with translation MTKFNMVAQCPESTVVAEYTPSEVRSDSYQSEAELEKCFIRQLESQGYEYLPIHKEADLIANLRRQLELVNDYHFTDSEWKTFFRQHLANANEGIVEKTRRLQVEGVINLTRDDGSTKNITLLDKKNIHNNRLQVINQYEEGEGAHAARYDVTILVNGFPMVHVELKRRGVAIREAFNQIKRYQRDSFWAASGLFEYVQVFVISNGTHTKYYSNTTREAHLKEQAAGGRRRSKKTSNSFEFTSYWADGNNTIISDLVDFTKTFFAKHTLLNILTRFCVFTTEELLLVMRPYQITATERILQRIEIANNYKKSGTLEGGGYIWHTTGSGKTLTSFKTAQLATKLPYVDKVLFVVDRRDLDYQTIKEYDRFEKGAANGNNSVTVLTKQLSDPDSRIIITTIQKLGIFISRNPGHPIFQKRVVLVFDECHRSQFGDLHMAIVKAFKNYHLFGFTGTPIFAVNSGQGGNPLLKTTEQAFGDKLHTYTIVNAINDGNVLPFRIDYINTVKMADGVKDYKVQAIDSEKALVAPERVAGVVDYIIEHFDQKTKRNSFYSLEGKRLAGFNSILAVSSIPMAMAYYKELKKQLAERRKNLNIATIFSYNPNEADPEDTSFDTESLDSTSRDFLDAAIDDYNKTFNTNYDTSGDKFQNYYKDLSLRMKKREIDLLVVVNMFLTGFDATTLNTLWVDKNLRHHSLIQAYSRTNRILNSVKTFGNIVCFRDLQQETDEAIALFGDKDAGGVVLLKTYADYYNGFDEEKPDGSVKHSEGYSELIAKLLAAFPDEGAIVGEQLEKEFIVLFGHILRLRNILTAFDDFKGNEILTPRQLQDYQSIYLDLYQKHRQGKVEKEDINSDIIFEMELVRQVEINIDYILMLVEKYRETHCKDKTILASINSAVNSSIELRSKKELIEGFIENINVAATVAEEWQRYVRERKEADLDALITQDHLKPEETRKFLESAFQSGELKTLGEGIQKIMPPTNPFDKSSSEKKKGSIERLKAFFEKYIGLV, from the coding sequence ATGACCAAGTTCAACATGGTGGCCCAATGCCCGGAATCCACCGTGGTGGCGGAATATACGCCGTCCGAGGTGCGCTCGGATTCGTACCAGAGCGAGGCCGAGCTGGAAAAGTGCTTCATCCGCCAGTTGGAATCCCAAGGCTACGAATACCTGCCCATCCATAAGGAAGCCGACCTCATCGCCAATTTGCGGCGCCAGTTGGAGCTAGTCAACGACTACCACTTCACGGACAGCGAGTGGAAGACGTTTTTCCGCCAGCATCTCGCCAATGCCAATGAAGGCATTGTGGAAAAAACGCGCCGCCTCCAGGTGGAGGGCGTCATCAACCTCACGCGGGATGACGGAAGCACCAAGAACATCACCCTGCTGGACAAGAAAAATATCCACAACAACCGGCTTCAGGTCATCAACCAGTATGAGGAGGGGGAGGGGGCGCACGCGGCCCGCTATGACGTGACCATCCTGGTCAACGGCTTTCCCATGGTGCATGTGGAGCTCAAGCGCCGGGGCGTGGCCATCCGCGAGGCCTTCAACCAGATCAAGCGTTACCAGCGCGACAGCTTTTGGGCGGCCTCGGGCCTGTTTGAATATGTGCAGGTCTTCGTCATCTCCAACGGCACGCACACCAAGTATTACTCCAATACGACGCGCGAGGCGCACCTGAAGGAGCAGGCCGCCGGGGGCAGGCGCAGGAGCAAGAAGACCAGCAACTCCTTTGAGTTCACGTCCTACTGGGCGGACGGCAACAATACCATTATTTCCGACCTTGTTGACTTCACCAAGACTTTTTTTGCCAAGCATACCCTGCTCAATATCCTCACTCGCTTCTGCGTATTCACCACCGAGGAATTGCTGCTCGTCATGCGGCCGTACCAGATCACGGCCACGGAGCGCATTCTCCAGCGCATCGAGATCGCTAACAACTACAAAAAGTCCGGGACGCTCGAAGGCGGCGGCTATATCTGGCACACCACGGGCTCCGGCAAGACCTTGACCTCGTTCAAGACGGCGCAGCTTGCCACGAAACTCCCCTATGTGGACAAGGTGCTGTTCGTGGTGGACAGGCGCGACCTCGATTACCAGACCATCAAGGAATATGACCGCTTTGAAAAGGGCGCGGCCAACGGCAATAATTCGGTAACGGTGCTGACAAAGCAACTGAGCGACCCGGACAGCCGCATCATTATCACCACCATCCAGAAGCTCGGCATCTTCATTAGCCGCAATCCGGGACACCCCATTTTCCAGAAGCGCGTGGTGCTGGTGTTTGACGAGTGCCACCGCTCCCAGTTCGGCGACCTGCACATGGCCATCGTAAAGGCGTTCAAGAACTATCACTTGTTCGGCTTCACGGGCACGCCCATTTTTGCGGTCAATTCGGGGCAGGGCGGCAATCCGCTGCTGAAAACCACGGAACAGGCCTTCGGCGACAAGCTCCACACCTACACCATCGTCAACGCCATCAATGACGGCAACGTGCTGCCCTTCCGTATTGATTATATCAACACGGTGAAAATGGCCGACGGCGTGAAAGATTACAAGGTACAGGCCATTGACAGCGAAAAGGCGCTGGTCGCGCCGGAGCGCGTGGCAGGAGTGGTGGATTATATCATCGAGCATTTTGACCAAAAGACCAAGCGCAACAGCTTTTACTCGCTCGAAGGGAAGCGGCTGGCCGGCTTCAACTCCATTCTGGCGGTGAGTTCCATTCCCATGGCCATGGCGTATTACAAGGAACTCAAGAAGCAACTGGCCGAGCGGCGGAAAAACCTGAATATAGCCACTATTTTCAGCTATAACCCCAATGAGGCGGACCCGGAGGACACGAGCTTCGATACCGAGAGCCTGGACTCGACTTCGCGCGATTTTCTGGACGCGGCCATTGACGACTATAACAAGACCTTCAACACCAATTATGACACTTCGGGAGACAAGTTCCAAAATTACTACAAGGACTTGTCGCTGCGGATGAAGAAACGGGAGATCGACCTGCTGGTGGTGGTCAACATGTTCCTCACAGGCTTTGACGCCACCACGCTCAATACCCTGTGGGTGGACAAGAATCTGCGGCATCACAGCCTGATTCAGGCGTATTCGCGCACCAACCGCATCCTCAATTCGGTCAAGACCTTCGGCAATATCGTTTGCTTCCGCGACTTGCAGCAGGAGACGGACGAAGCCATCGCCCTGTTTGGCGACAAGGACGCGGGCGGCGTTGTCCTGCTCAAGACCTATGCCGACTATTACAACGGCTTTGACGAGGAAAAGCCGGATGGCAGCGTGAAGCACTCGGAGGGCTACAGCGAGCTGATAGCCAAGCTGCTGGCGGCCTTTCCCGATGAAGGGGCCATCGTTGGCGAACAGTTGGAAAAGGAGTTCATCGTCCTGTTCGGCCATATTCTGCGGCTGCGGAATATCCTGACGGCGTTTGATGACTTCAAGGGCAATGAAATCCTGACGCCGCGCCAACTTCAGGATTACCAGAGCATCTACCTCGACCTGTACCAGAAACACCGGCAGGGCAAGGTCGAGAAGGAAGACATCAATTCCGATATTATTTTTGAAATGGAACTCGTGCGGCAGGTGGAAATCAATATTGACTATATCCTCATGCTGGTTGAAAAATATCGGGAAACGCATTGCAAGGACAAGACTATTCTGGCCTCCATTAACTCGGCGGTCAATTCGAGCATTGAGCTTCGCAGCAAGAAGGAACTGATTGAGGGCTTCATTGAAAATATCAATGTGGCCGCTACCGTTGCCGAGGAATGGCAGCGCTATGTCCGCGAACGGAAGGAAGCTGACTTGGACGCGCTCATCACACAAGACCACCTGAAGCCGGAGGAAACCCGAAAATTCCTGGAGAGCGCCTTCCAGAGTGGGGAGTTGAAAACCTTGGGCGAAGGTATCCAGAAAATCATGCCTCCGACAAATCCTTTTGATAAGTCGAGCAGCGAAAAGAAGAAGGGAAGTATTGAGCGGTTGAAGGCATTTTTTGAGAAGTATATAGGGCTTGTCTAA
- a CDS encoding antitoxin VbhA family protein — protein sequence MPYMPIPIDREALTIMDVPFPSLEAWESAASAIGSNMFEGYEPTRRGIEIIRDYTTGKISFDMFIRAARDKAYAK from the coding sequence ATGCCCTACATGCCCATCCCCATAGATCGCGAAGCCCTGACCATTATGGATGTGCCCTTCCCCTCTCTGGAAGCCTGGGAAAGCGCGGCATCTGCCATCGGGTCAAATATGTTCGAGGGCTACGAGCCAACTAGGCGAGGCATTGAAATCATTCGCGACTATACGACGGGTAAAATCAGCTTTGATATGTTTATTCGTGCGGCGCGAGATAAAGCATATGCAAAATAG
- a CDS encoding DUF977 family protein, with product MTRILMLVVIVRGWTYSDICCGFLGLTKWMFLDDLLDMLTADNLHITSEMLRLIAQIDEFKGAWRALGTLAPERLTALRKVATIESVGSSTRIEGGKLSDREVENLLANLSIQTFATRDEQEVAGYAETMEQVFQSWEFIPLTENHIRQLHRDLLRHSYKDERHRGQYKNAPNSVAAFDAQGRQIGIIVETATPFETPRLMQELVEWANAALEVRDLHPLLVIGIFIVSFLAIHPFQDGNGRLSRILTTLLLLRCGYTYIPYSSLESVIENSKDGYYLALRQTQSSIRTDSPNWEPWLLFFLRALHQQMKRLERKMEQEHISLAALPELSLKILDYSREHGRVTLKDVVALTGVSRNTLKEHFRKLVAAGQLAMHGKGRGVWYTRKGD from the coding sequence GTGACGCGCATTTTGATGCTCGTGGTCATTGTCAGGGGCTGGACATACTCTGACATATGCTGCGGATTTTTAGGCTTGACCAAATGGATGTTTTTGGATGATTTATTGGATATGCTTACTGCTGATAATCTACACATCACCTCGGAGATGCTCAGGCTCATCGCCCAAATTGACGAATTCAAGGGCGCATGGAGGGCATTGGGCACTCTGGCGCCGGAGCGCCTTACTGCCCTACGCAAGGTGGCCACCATCGAAAGCGTCGGCTCCTCCACGCGCATTGAAGGAGGGAAACTTTCTGATCGGGAAGTCGAAAACCTTCTGGCCAACCTTTCCATTCAGACCTTTGCCACGCGCGATGAACAAGAGGTGGCAGGGTATGCGGAAACCATGGAACAGGTTTTTCAATCGTGGGAATTTATTCCCCTGACAGAAAACCACATCCGCCAGCTTCACCGAGATTTGCTGCGACACAGTTATAAGGACGAGCGCCACAGGGGCCAATATAAAAATGCTCCCAACAGTGTTGCCGCTTTTGATGCCCAAGGGCGACAGATTGGCATTATCGTAGAAACGGCAACGCCTTTTGAGACGCCACGGCTCATGCAGGAGCTTGTGGAGTGGGCTAATGCCGCGCTGGAGGTGCGCGACCTTCATCCTCTCCTCGTCATAGGGATTTTTATCGTATCGTTTTTGGCAATTCATCCTTTCCAGGACGGTAACGGCAGACTCTCGCGCATTCTGACCACACTTTTGTTACTAAGGTGCGGATACACCTATATCCCCTACAGTTCACTGGAAAGTGTTATCGAGAATAGCAAAGATGGGTATTACCTGGCTTTGCGGCAAACTCAATCAAGCATCCGGACGGATTCACCGAACTGGGAGCCGTGGCTGTTATTTTTTCTCAGGGCCTTGCACCAACAGATGAAGCGCCTCGAAAGAAAAATGGAGCAGGAGCATATTTCTCTGGCTGCTCTGCCCGAGCTTTCACTCAAAATTCTGGACTATTCTCGTGAGCATGGACGTGTGACATTGAAGGATGTGGTCGCTCTGACGGGCGTAAGCCGCAATACTCTCAAAGAGCATTTTCGAAAGCTGGTAGCCGCCGGCCAACTTGCCATGCACGGCAAGGGCCGTGGGGTTTGGTACACCCGAAAGGGGGATTAG